CGGAGAGGTCGAAGACGACCCCGGTGGCGGAGGGGAAGAACCAGCACGGGCCGACGTTGCTGATGTGTCCGTCCAGCTCAACCTTGTTGAGCGCCATGAACGTGGCGGCCTCGCGGAGCATCCGCAGGTGCTCGGCCGTGACGCGCGGCAGGCCGAGGGAGGCCAGGTGCTCGTCACGGAACAGGTACGAGTACACCTGGTGGGCGATGGCCAGCACCTCGCCCGCGTCGCGGGTCGAGCGGGCGTAGGCCTTGATGAACTCCAGCGCCATCTGCTCGACGGCGGCCTCCTCGGTCTCGTCCACGTCCAGCAGGCCGTCCTGCACGGTCTGCCACTCGATGACGAGCCAGGAGTCGGTCTCGAACCGGAAGAAGTACTTCTCCGGGTCGAGGGTGATCTTCTTGCCGTCCACGGTGATGCCGGGCAGGCGGTTCCAGCGCGGGTCGAACGCCTCGGGCAGCTCGACCGTGATCGTCGTGGTGTCGACGGTGGTCACCTGTGTCTCCATTCCGGGTCGCGGCACCTGATCGGCGCCAATCGGCTTTGACTGGCCGCCTGAAACACGGAAGAGCCGGCTGTCTCGGGCGACTGGTGACTACGGTGGCGGCTAGGTTCAGCTGCTTCCATGCCGAGCTACGGTCGCCCGTATACGCGAGATACATAGATCGCCGGACACTTACCGTGGCGGTTCCTATACTCTTGGTCAGGTTGCGTTTCTGGGCGAGCGGATCGGGCGGCAACTGTGTCGGTCAGGCATGGACCAGCGCTCACATGTCGTCGGTGCGGGGCACGGCTGGCTACAGATCATCAAGCTGCACTGTGCTCACCGTGCCAGGCTGTAGGTCGCTCCCAAATCGGCACTCGGCCGCCGGCCGTGCCTCCCGAGTTCTGGATGGTCGAGGAGCTGCTGGCGGCTTTCGAAGCCCGCCACATCGGTCGGCTGATGCGCGCCTATCGACTCCATCGGTACCACCGGGCGGAGTACGGGCCGCGGGGCGTTCCTCAGAGCGTCGTCGCTCAGTGGTTGGGCCTGACTCAGGCCCAGGTCAGCCGAATTGAGACCGGGCCACCCGTCACCGACCTCATCTCCTTGACCCACTACGCCCGCGTGCTGGGCGTGCCGGAGGAGCGGCTGTGGTTCAGCCTTCCGGGGAAGGTGCCGACGCCACGGGCCGAACCTCTCTTCCTAGCCGAACTCGACTCCCCTGCAAGCGAAGTAATCGCTAGTCAAGAGGCCTGGCGAGCCACGCGCCGCTACCTCAACACCCATCGGGCGCAGCTCGCCCAAGCGGCAAGCGCGCTGTATCCGGCCGAGTTTCACGTGTCAGGTACCGCGCTGCTGATGGCACCAGCCTGGACACCGCCGGCTCCTGTACCGCTTGAGCGTGTACGCCTTAAGTGGATCGACGCGGCGCCGAAGGTGCCACTGGTCGACGGGAGAGAAGTCGAGGCTCGCCAGACCGTGCCGTTGTACAGCCCCAGCCGCTCGTTCGAGCGCTACACACAGGCGGTGCGATACATCGACTCGCCTTTCCTTTTCGAGAATCGCCCGAGCTATCGGCTGACGGCGGTCGAATGGGATCAGGCCGGTGGTGGCGAGCTCTCCTTCAACTTGGCCACCTACTTCGACAAACTCGACGTCTGCGAGGCCGTCGGACACGAGTTCGCCTCCGCCATGACCGAGGGCTTCGCCAACTGGGCTCGGTTGCCTCTACGGCGGCTGCTGAACGATCCATTCGATGTGGAACTGCGGACCGTGGCGCCTGCCATCACCACACTGCTGTTGCGGGTGCGGGCCTCCGGTGAGGCCACGTTCCTGCTGCACTGGCGTGATCCAAGCAAGGTAGCCACTGCAGGCGGCCTCTACGACACCATTCCGGCTGGAGAGTTCCAGCCCAGCACGATCACGGGCGACCCGTCCGGAAGCGACTTCGACCTGTGGCGCAACATCGCCAGGGAGCTCAACGAGGAACTACTTGGAGCGCCCGAGTACGACGGATCCAGCAGCCGACCACTGGATTACGATCGATGGCCGCTATACCGTTCGCTTGAGCGAGCCCGCCAAGCCGGGCGTCTACGGGCATACTGCTTTGGTGTGGGCTGCGATGCGCTCACGTTGGCAGCAACCATCCCCACGGCACTGGTTATCGACGACGAGGTCTTTGAGGAGCTGTTCGGCGAGGTGGTGAAGACCAACGCCGAAGGGGTCACAGTCACCGAGTGGAACGGTCAGGACACCTCGAGTGGTATCCCGTTCACCGAACAGAACGTCTCACAGTTCATCAGAAACGAACCCATGGCACCGCCAGGCGCAGCATGCTTGGCGCTGACCTGGAAGTACCGCGACCTGCTGCTCGGCTCATAGCTGACTGCAAGGCGTCGCGGCCACATGCGAAGAAGGAGCGTCGTGTCCAGCGGGCCCGTGGCAGACGACCAGCCGAATCCGTCCGACAACAGGGAGCAGTGGCAACGGGTACGAAGCCATCTGAACCATCAACGCTTCGCCTTGACTGGTC
The nucleotide sequence above comes from Streptomyces kaniharaensis. Encoded proteins:
- a CDS encoding helix-turn-helix domain-containing protein translates to MVEELLAAFEARHIGRLMRAYRLHRYHRAEYGPRGVPQSVVAQWLGLTQAQVSRIETGPPVTDLISLTHYARVLGVPEERLWFSLPGKVPTPRAEPLFLAELDSPASEVIASQEAWRATRRYLNTHRAQLAQAASALYPAEFHVSGTALLMAPAWTPPAPVPLERVRLKWIDAAPKVPLVDGREVEARQTVPLYSPSRSFERYTQAVRYIDSPFLFENRPSYRLTAVEWDQAGGGELSFNLATYFDKLDVCEAVGHEFASAMTEGFANWARLPLRRLLNDPFDVELRTVAPAITTLLLRVRASGEATFLLHWRDPSKVATAGGLYDTIPAGEFQPSTITGDPSGSDFDLWRNIARELNEELLGAPEYDGSSSRPLDYDRWPLYRSLERARQAGRLRAYCFGVGCDALTLAATIPTALVIDDEVFEELFGEVVKTNAEGVTVTEWNGQDTSSGIPFTEQNVSQFIRNEPMAPPGAACLALTWKYRDLLLGS